Proteins from a genomic interval of Undibacterium parvum:
- a CDS encoding DUF2799 domain-containing protein: protein MSSFFRSYCQPLVFSALTIFTATSLTACQSTRIQVNDCKAGDWGVIGNKDGDQGLDQRFEERKKFCANVDEGKIKADSAASYSAGWEQGNFQYWKRLGTQDGLAAKPMSSFADQAASEQTKKNNTPLHQLAYKQGWISGNADYWRGLGDQDGAAGRAASGETARAAEGQAIGFNRLSYLEGWQTGNQAYWTRLGYLDAHDGRPDAEFKQHATSAQNLGVQVNESAYRSAWNLEIIEYWKRLGWEDATQGRDVNTRRADAKQRGLKFSEQEYQQSWEQRLIQYWQDAGKEDGYGRPNLLEDRMANARRNNVFVIAQTREVYRQAWTEQNARYCSVDNAFDFGRRNQNMAFEVCAGAQQNRVRRALASGQEYEYVLRQQSYRNDELNRLADRRHDAEHRLARLEREIQRDLEDKNRVINAESANIDRRREQEKRELREFLRRSYDEFEDLRRWNFRYEQQLQQIKRDIYLN, encoded by the coding sequence ATGTCATCGTTTTTCAGATCGTATTGTCAGCCCTTGGTTTTTTCTGCGCTGACGATTTTTACCGCAACTAGCCTGACCGCTTGCCAAAGTACCCGAATCCAGGTGAATGACTGCAAGGCGGGTGACTGGGGCGTGATAGGCAATAAAGACGGCGATCAGGGTTTGGATCAGCGCTTTGAAGAGCGCAAGAAGTTCTGCGCGAATGTCGATGAGGGCAAAATCAAGGCCGATTCTGCCGCCAGTTATTCGGCCGGCTGGGAGCAGGGTAATTTTCAATACTGGAAACGCTTAGGCACGCAAGATGGTTTAGCTGCCAAGCCTATGTCTAGTTTTGCAGATCAGGCGGCCTCTGAACAGACCAAAAAAAATAATACGCCCTTACACCAACTCGCTTACAAGCAAGGTTGGATCAGCGGTAATGCCGATTACTGGCGCGGGCTAGGCGATCAGGATGGCGCAGCCGGACGCGCCGCTTCTGGCGAGACCGCGCGTGCTGCCGAGGGTCAGGCGATAGGCTTTAATCGCCTCAGTTATCTGGAAGGCTGGCAGACTGGTAATCAAGCCTATTGGACCCGTCTTGGTTATCTGGATGCCCACGATGGCAGACCTGATGCCGAATTTAAACAGCATGCCACCAGCGCCCAGAACCTGGGGGTGCAAGTGAATGAGAGCGCCTACCGTAGCGCCTGGAACCTGGAAATTATCGAATATTGGAAACGCCTGGGCTGGGAAGATGCGACTCAGGGGCGCGATGTGAATACCCGCCGCGCCGATGCCAAACAGCGCGGTTTGAAATTTTCTGAGCAAGAATACCAGCAGAGTTGGGAGCAGCGCCTGATCCAGTATTGGCAAGACGCCGGTAAAGAAGACGGTTATGGCAGACCGAATCTGCTGGAAGATAGAATGGCCAATGCCAGACGCAATAATGTGTTTGTTATCGCGCAAACCCGCGAGGTGTATCGACAAGCCTGGACTGAGCAAAACGCGCGTTATTGCAGCGTCGATAATGCCTTTGATTTTGGTCGCCGCAATCAAAATATGGCCTTTGAAGTCTGTGCTGGGGCTCAGCAAAATCGGGTCAGACGCGCCTTGGCCAGTGGCCAGGAATATGAGTACGTGTTGCGCCAGCAAAGCTATCGCAACGATGAACTGAATCGTTTGGCGGACAGGCGCCACGATGCCGAACATCGTTTAGCCAGACTAGAGCGCGAGATACAGCGCGATCTGGAGGATAAGAACCGCGTCATCAATGCAGAAAGCGCCAACATCGATAGACGCCGCGAGCAAGAAAAGCGTGAGCTGCGCGAATTTTTGCGACGTAGTTACGATGAGTTCGAAGACCTGAGGCGCTGGAACTTTAGGTACGAGCAGCAGTTGCAGCAAATCAAGCGCGACATTTATCTCAATTGA